One segment of Gopherus flavomarginatus isolate rGopFla2 chromosome 8, rGopFla2.mat.asm, whole genome shotgun sequence DNA contains the following:
- the LOC127057002 gene encoding uncharacterized protein LOC127057002 — MDVDALHTNIPHTDGIQAVRNTIPDDATAQLAAELCAFILTHNYFKFDDNIYLQISGTAIGTRMAPQYANIFMADLEQRFLSSRPLTPLLYLRYIDDIIIWTHGKETLEKFHHDFNSFHPTINLSLDQSTREVHFLDTTVQISDGHINTTLYRKPTDRYAYLHASSFHPGHITRSIVYSQALRYNRICSDPSDRDQHLQNLHQAFSKLQYPHEEIRKQINRARRVPRSLLLQDKPKRETNRTPLTITYSPQLKPLQRIIKDLQPILDNDPTLSQALGGRPILAHRQPANLKHILTSNCTPHHNNSSSGTNPCNKPRCQLCPRIYTSDTITGPNQISHIITGSFTCTSTNVIYAIICQQCPSAMYIGQTGQSLRKRINGHKSDIRNGNIQKPVGEHFNLPGHTIADLKVAILQQKNFRTRLQRETAELQFICKFDTISSGLNKDCEWLANYRTSFSSLGFHTSTARTGPHPP, encoded by the coding sequence atggatgtagatgCTCtccacacaaacatcccacacacagatggaatacaagctgtcaggaacactatccctgatgatgccacagcacaactggctgctgagctctgtgcctttatacttacacacaactatttcaaatttgatgacaatatatatctccagatcagtggcactgctataggcacccgcatggccccacaatatgccaatatcttcatggccgacctggaacaacgcttcctcagctctcgtccactcacaccccttctctatctacgctacattgatgacatcatcatctggacccatgggaaggagactctggaaaaattccaccatgatttcaacagcttccaccccaccatcaacctcagcctggaccaatctacacgggaggtccactttcttgacaccacggtgcaaataagtgatggtcacattaacaccaccctatatcgaaaacccaccgaccgctatgcctaccttcatgcctccagcttccatcccgggcacatcacacgatccattgtctacagccaagcactgaggtacaaccgcatctgctctgacccctcagacagagaccaacacctacaaaatctccaccaagcattctcaaaactacaatacccgcacgaggaaataaggaaacagatcaacagagccagacgtgtacccagaagcctcctactgcaagacaaacccaagagagaaaccaacaggactccactgaccatcacatacagcccccagctaaaacccctccaacgcatcatcaaggatctacaacccatcctggacaatgatcccacactttcacaggccttgggtggcaggccaatccttgcccacagacaacctgccaacctgaaacatattctcaccagtaactgcacaccacaccataataactctagctcaggaaccaatccatgcaacaaacctcgatgccaactctgcccacgtatctacaccagtgacaccatcacaggacctaaccagatcagccacatcatcactggttcattcacctgcacatccaccaatgtaatatacgccatcatatgccagcaatgcccctctgctatgtacatcggccaaactggacagtctctacggaaaaggataaatggacacaaatcagacattaggaatggcaatatacaaaaacctgtaggagagcacttcaacctccctggccacactatagcagaccttaaggtggccatcctgcagcaaaaaaacttcaggaccagacttcaaagagaaactgctgagcttcagttcatctgcaaatttgacaccatcagctcaggattgaacaaagactgtgaatggcttgccaattacagaaccagtttctcctctcttggttttcacacctcaactgctagaacagggcctcatcctccctga
- the ERFE gene encoding erythroferrone, which produces MAGSLPASRWLLLLCVGFLAVALCVDSVGSEKLGSRRSREKTSQWNEYPTDQGKSSMLLPASNDPEPLPEQSRSIDPRDTWMLFMKQSNKGVNSKKRGKGKSKKFKFGLPGPPGPPGPQGALVTPEELLKDFRLLLKEVVKERERMSLKACEGCQEGEEEEERGEDDILALVAGPLAKTKPQHRVEAAFHCRIRRNISIERRSLQELQIYYIPQKEGVFHRGLGLNLTSGQYTAPVAGYYTFTATLHIVHGEQQKKGQQRARDRLRVLICVQSLCQHNISLETVAGLDSSELFTISVSGVLYLQAGQYASVFVDNATGSSLTVRSGSDFSAVLLGV; this is translated from the exons ATGGCTGGATCCCTCCCTGCCAGCCGCTGGCTCCTATTACTGTGTGTGGGATTCCTGGCAGTGGCCTTATGTGTTGACTCAGTGGGGTCAGAGAAACTTGGAAGCAGAAGAAGCCGAGAGAAGACATCCCAGTGGAATGAGTATCCCACAGACCAGGGAAAAAGCAGCATGCTTCTGCCAGCCTCTAACGACCCG GAACCCCTTCCTGAGCAGTCTCGCAGCATCGACCCCCGGGACACCTGGATGCTCTTTATGAAACAGTCAAATAAAGGGGTGAACAGCAAGAAACGGGGCAAAGGCAAATCAAAAAAATTCAAA TTTGGCCTGCCAGGCCCACCAGGTCCTCCCGGCCCTCAAGGAGCCCTGGTAACACCAGAAGAATTGCTGAAGGACTTCCGGCTGCTGCTGAAAG AGGTGGTAAAGGAGCGGGAGAGGATGAGCCTGAAGGCCTGTGAAGGTTGCCAGGaaggtgaggaagaggaggagagaggagaagatGACATCTTGGCACTTGTTGCTGGTCCGTTGGCAAAGACTAAGCCACAGCATCGAGTGGAGGCAGCCTTCCACTGCCGAATACGGAGAAACATTTCCATTGAACGAAGATCCCTGCAAGAGCTGCAGATCTATTACAta CCTCAAAAAGAGGGGGTGTTCCATCGAGGCCTGGGGCTGAACCTGACCAGCGGCCAATACACAGCACCTGTTGCAGGGTATTACACCTTCACCGCCACCTTGCACATCG TTCATGGAGAACAACAGAAGAAAGGGCAACAGCGTGCAAGAGATCGCCTGCGGGTACTGATCTGCGTCCAGTCTCTGTGTCAACATAACAT TTCTCTGGAGACGGTGGCTGGTTTGGACAGCAGTGAACTTTTCACCATCTCAGTCAGTGGAGTCCTGTACTTACAG GCTGGCCAGTATGCCTCAGTTTTTGTAGATAATGCCACTGGATCATCCCTCACTGTTCGAAGTGGCTCGGATTTCAGTGCTGTTCTTCTGGGAGTGTGA